A stretch of the Kushneria konosiri genome encodes the following:
- a CDS encoding efflux RND transporter permease subunit, with the protein MSLSSPFIQRPIATSLLTLAIILGGLLSYVRLPVAPLPAVSFPTILVTASLSGANPETMASTVATPLERSLGQIAGITQMTSSSSEGSTSVVVQFELEKDINEAAREVQAAINRAEALLPTAMTSSPRLRKLNPADSPIMLLSLTSAEIDKGTLYNLADQDIAPRIAQVEGVSRVSVGGSSSPAMRVTLNPRKLENAGISLDRVREAINAANSNQPTGFTEDDRYRWSIHTDSQMFDPQGYRDLIIARDGDHTMHLGDVAEIEKSVEDIYNVGFYNRQPAVVIVVSPASDANVIETIDRIKARLPGIHAALPASADLHTVLDRSPGIRASLHETQITLILAVFLVVMVVFVFLRNPRATLIPTAVIPVSLLGTFMVMYLLGYSLNTLSLMALIIAIGFVVDDAIVVVENIARHIEAGMNVRQAALLGAREVGFTVLSMSVSLVAVFVPLLFLGGFIGRLFHQFAMTLATAVMVSLLVSLTLTPMLCSRWLKMAADARPPGRLQHLIERSGQRIVAGYERTLDIALRHRRLTLLSLVAVIVLNGFLYVHIDKGFVPDQDTGRLIGAMRGDQSISFDAMSAKLNMARDRLLADDAVSSVLGFLGGSGPGGGGVNSATLFVTLKEARTGDTNANGNRLSGLMSDIPGVQVFMRGLQDLRMGGRSSSNSQYELTLKSDDLALLREWSPRVAQAMQGIPEITGVDSDSRNGGQAIRLVVDRDRAARLGLSMRDIDTLLGNAFAQGQISSVYQGTNQYYVVMEVAQQWQRSARALEMMHIVNDDGSPIPLSAFSHYERSTSPVSVNHQGQFAATTVSFNLSDGVSLSEATSIISDRLDRLHLPTDIQADFEGSAASFQSGVAAMPWLILAALVTVYLVLGILYESYIHPLTILSTLPSGGIGALLALMLLDKPFTLIALIGIILLIGVVKKNAIMLVDFALNAERERGLSSQDAVREAALVRFRPIMMTTLAAILGALPLMFGTDENAALRAPLGISIVGGLIVSQLLTLYTTPVVYLYLDRLRRR; encoded by the coding sequence ATGAGTCTGTCGTCGCCCTTTATTCAGCGCCCGATCGCCACCTCGCTTCTGACGCTGGCGATCATTCTGGGCGGGCTACTCTCCTACGTACGTCTGCCGGTCGCACCGCTGCCTGCCGTGTCGTTCCCGACCATTCTGGTCACGGCCAGCCTCTCCGGCGCCAACCCGGAGACCATGGCCTCAACGGTGGCAACACCGCTTGAGCGCTCGCTGGGACAGATTGCCGGGATCACCCAGATGACCTCGTCAAGCTCTGAAGGCTCGACGAGCGTTGTGGTCCAGTTCGAGCTGGAAAAGGACATCAACGAGGCGGCCCGGGAGGTGCAGGCGGCGATCAACCGGGCCGAGGCCCTGTTGCCCACGGCCATGACCAGCTCTCCCCGGCTGCGAAAGCTCAATCCGGCCGATTCGCCCATCATGCTGTTGTCGCTGACCAGCGCCGAGATCGACAAGGGCACCCTCTACAATCTGGCCGATCAGGACATTGCCCCACGCATCGCACAGGTGGAGGGCGTCTCTCGCGTCAGCGTTGGCGGCAGCTCCTCACCGGCCATGCGAGTGACGCTCAACCCACGCAAGCTCGAAAATGCCGGCATCAGCCTTGACCGGGTTCGCGAGGCCATCAATGCGGCCAACAGCAATCAGCCTACCGGCTTTACGGAAGATGACCGCTACCGCTGGAGCATTCATACCGACTCGCAGATGTTTGATCCGCAGGGCTATCGCGACCTGATCATTGCCAGAGACGGTGATCACACCATGCACCTGGGCGATGTCGCCGAGATCGAGAAAAGCGTCGAGGATATCTACAACGTCGGCTTTTATAACCGCCAGCCGGCCGTCGTCATCGTGGTCAGCCCGGCAAGCGACGCCAACGTGATCGAAACCATTGATCGCATCAAGGCGCGCCTGCCCGGCATCCATGCCGCGCTTCCTGCCAGTGCCGACCTGCATACGGTGCTGGACCGCTCTCCGGGTATCCGAGCGTCACTCCATGAAACCCAGATCACCCTGATACTGGCCGTATTCCTGGTGGTCATGGTGGTGTTTGTCTTTTTGCGCAATCCACGGGCCACGCTGATTCCCACCGCTGTCATCCCGGTATCGCTGCTGGGCACCTTCATGGTGATGTATCTGCTGGGCTATTCACTTAACACGCTCTCGTTGATGGCGTTGATCATTGCCATCGGCTTTGTGGTGGATGACGCCATTGTGGTGGTGGAAAACATTGCCAGACATATTGAAGCCGGCATGAACGTCAGGCAGGCCGCACTGCTGGGCGCCCGCGAAGTGGGGTTTACGGTACTGTCGATGAGTGTGTCGCTGGTCGCCGTCTTCGTGCCGCTTCTGTTTCTGGGTGGCTTTATCGGCAGGCTCTTTCATCAGTTCGCCATGACGCTGGCCACCGCCGTCATGGTCTCTTTGCTGGTGTCGCTGACCCTGACCCCGATGCTGTGTTCACGCTGGTTGAAGATGGCCGCCGATGCACGCCCTCCCGGCCGGCTTCAGCATCTGATTGAGCGCAGCGGCCAGCGCATCGTGGCAGGCTATGAACGCACGCTGGATATCGCCCTGCGCCATCGACGCCTGACACTGTTGTCACTGGTGGCCGTAATCGTACTCAACGGTTTTTTATACGTTCACATCGACAAGGGATTTGTACCCGATCAGGACACGGGACGACTGATCGGCGCGATGCGCGGCGATCAAAGCATCTCGTTTGATGCCATGTCGGCCAAGCTGAACATGGCGCGCGATCGACTGCTGGCTGACGACGCCGTGAGCAGTGTACTGGGTTTTCTGGGCGGTAGCGGTCCCGGCGGCGGCGGCGTCAACTCCGCCACGCTCTTTGTGACGTTGAAGGAGGCGCGAACAGGCGACACCAATGCCAATGGCAACCGGCTGTCCGGATTGATGAGCGACATTCCCGGCGTGCAGGTTTTCATGCGCGGCCTTCAGGATCTGCGCATGGGTGGGCGCTCCTCAAGCAACAGCCAGTATGAGCTGACACTCAAAAGTGACGATCTTGCCCTGCTTCGTGAGTGGTCACCGCGCGTGGCGCAGGCCATGCAGGGCATCCCCGAAATTACCGGCGTGGACAGCGACAGCCGCAACGGCGGCCAGGCCATCAGGCTGGTGGTGGACCGTGACCGGGCTGCACGCCTGGGTCTGAGCATGCGTGATATCGATACCCTTCTGGGTAATGCTTTCGCTCAGGGACAGATTTCAAGCGTCTATCAGGGCACAAATCAATACTATGTGGTCATGGAGGTCGCGCAGCAATGGCAGCGCTCGGCCAGGGCGCTGGAGATGATGCACATCGTCAATGATGACGGCAGTCCCATACCGCTGTCGGCCTTCAGCCATTATGAACGCAGCACCAGCCCGGTCAGCGTCAACCATCAGGGGCAATTTGCCGCCACCACGGTGTCGTTCAATCTAAGTGATGGGGTTTCCCTGTCCGAGGCGACCAGTATTATCAGCGACCGGCTTGATCGCCTGCATCTGCCTACCGACATTCAGGCGGATTTCGAGGGCAGCGCCGCCAGCTTCCAGAGCGGGGTAGCGGCCATGCCGTGGCTGATACTGGCCGCCCTTGTGACAGTCTATCTGGTGCTGGGGATTCTCTATGAGAGCTACATCCATCCACTGACGATCCTCTCCACGCTGCCCTCCGGCGGTATCGGTGCGTTGCTGGCCCTGATGCTGCTGGACAAGCCCTTCACCCTGATTGCCCTGATCGGCATCATCCTGCTGATTGGCGTGGTCAAGAAAAACGCCATCATGCTGGTGGATTTTGCCCTCAACGCCGAGCGTGAGCGTGGACTGTCGTCACAGGACGCCGTTCGCGAGGCAGCGCTGGTCCGCTTTCGACCCATCATGATGACGACCCTGGCGGCCATTCTGGGTGCCCTGCCCCTGATGTTCGGTACCGATGAAAATGCCGCACTGCGCGCGCCACTGGGTATCTCCATCGTGGGTGGCCTGATCGTCAGCCAGCTTTTAACGCTTTATACCACGCCCGTGGTCTATCTCTATCTGGACCGCCTGAGACGTCGCTGA